The Prosthecodimorpha staleyi genome has a window encoding:
- a CDS encoding DUF2093 domain-containing protein → MNRIELPRAFGEARIQYLDGDYKVLSQGSYVRCAVTGLQIPIDELKYWNVEFQEAYIDAAASLERHRQRQR, encoded by the coding sequence ATGAACCGCATCGAACTGCCCCGCGCCTTCGGCGAAGCGCGCATCCAATACCTCGACGGAGACTACAAGGTCCTGTCCCAGGGTTCCTACGTGCGCTGCGCGGTGACGGGGCTGCAAATCCCCATCGACGAGCTCAAATACTGGAATGTCGAATTCCAGGAGGCCTATATCGACGCGGCCGCCTCGCTCGAACGCCACCGCCAGCGTCAGCGCTGA
- a CDS encoding MATE family efflux transporter: MSEPREDLVAEAQKPGRPKAVFTTGSTLRHVVVMTTTGSIGLIAVFVVDFLNLFYIAQLGREDLTAAIGYAGALLFFMISINVGVMIAATALCARAIGAGRPEEARRITTSSLTLSALVLVILSAAIMPLLGPLCGLMGATGATRDIAVDFLIIVTPSTPIMGLGMVASGLLRARGDARRAMYVTLAGAVASAVLDPILIFGLGLGVTGAAIATVAARFAMVTVGLYGIVIVHDMAERPNLDGIRSDWRPLSAIAVPAILTNVATPAANAWVTAEIAPFGDSALAAWAVLGRIIPLAYGGLFALAGAVGPIVAQNYGAGLFPRMRRTLTDCHLFTLVYCLVVWLALFVGAEPVIRAFALTGEGAVQVRAFATWIAPSYLFLGALFVANAAFNNLGFATLSTAFNWGRATLGTVPFTAAGAWLAGSVGVIAGQALGTVLFGIAAAVVAYRVVDRLEATAWKPEREGTGTA, from the coding sequence ATGAGCGAGCCGCGCGAGGATCTGGTCGCGGAGGCGCAGAAGCCGGGCCGCCCGAAAGCGGTTTTCACCACGGGATCGACGCTACGCCACGTTGTGGTCATGACCACGACCGGCTCGATCGGCCTGATCGCGGTCTTCGTCGTCGATTTCCTCAATCTCTTCTATATCGCCCAGTTGGGCCGCGAGGATCTGACCGCCGCGATCGGCTATGCCGGCGCGCTCTTGTTCTTCATGATCTCCATCAATGTCGGCGTGATGATCGCCGCCACGGCGCTCTGCGCCCGCGCGATCGGCGCCGGCCGCCCCGAGGAGGCGCGGCGAATCACCACCTCGAGCCTGACGCTGTCGGCGCTGGTGCTGGTCATCCTGTCCGCCGCGATCATGCCGCTGCTCGGTCCGCTCTGCGGCCTGATGGGCGCGACCGGCGCGACGCGCGACATTGCGGTCGACTTCCTGATCATCGTCACGCCGTCGACGCCGATCATGGGGCTCGGCATGGTCGCCTCGGGACTGCTCAGGGCGCGCGGCGACGCCCGGCGCGCCATGTATGTGACGCTCGCCGGCGCGGTCGCCTCCGCGGTGCTCGACCCGATTCTGATCTTCGGCCTCGGCCTCGGCGTCACCGGCGCCGCGATTGCGACCGTCGCCGCGCGATTCGCCATGGTGACGGTCGGCCTCTACGGCATCGTCATCGTGCACGACATGGCCGAGCGACCGAATCTCGACGGCATCCGCAGCGACTGGCGCCCGCTGTCGGCGATCGCCGTGCCGGCGATCCTGACCAATGTGGCGACACCGGCCGCCAATGCCTGGGTGACGGCGGAAATCGCCCCGTTCGGCGATTCGGCGCTGGCCGCCTGGGCGGTGCTCGGCCGAATCATCCCGCTCGCCTATGGCGGACTGTTCGCGCTGGCCGGGGCGGTCGGCCCGATCGTGGCGCAGAACTACGGCGCGGGCCTGTTCCCGCGCATGCGGCGGACGTTGACCGACTGCCATCTGTTCACGCTGGTCTATTGCCTCGTCGTCTGGCTGGCGCTGTTCGTCGGCGCCGAACCGGTCATTCGGGCCTTCGCGCTGACCGGCGAGGGCGCCGTCCAGGTCCGCGCCTTCGCGACCTGGATCGCCCCGTCCTATCTGTTCCTCGGGGCTCTGTTCGTCGCCAACGCGGCCTTCAACAATCTCGGCTTCGCCACCCTGTCGACCGCCTTCAACTGGGGGCGCGCCACGCTCGGCACCGTCCCGTTCACGGCGGCCGGCGCATGGCTGGCCGGCTCGGTCGGCGTGATCGCCGGGCAGGCGCTCGGCACCGTCCTGTTCGGCATCGCAGCGGCCGTGGTCGCCTACCGGGTCGTCGACCGGCTCGAGGCGACCGCCTGGAAACCGGAGCGTGAGGGCACCGGCACGGCCTGA